From the genome of Perca fluviatilis chromosome 8, GENO_Pfluv_1.0, whole genome shotgun sequence:
AACTAAatcctattttgcacggctacatgtaaatgggaatatgaatggaatattcacttttattAGACATGTTAGTCGGAATACCGTCTTTTTTGGAATAATGgtaaaaaactgaatattatgtgcatgtaaaagtAGTCAATGACACATATTCTGCTTTAGCCGGTACGTGGTATTTAGGGCATTCCTGACATTCTGTCTGTATACGGATCATGGATGTATGAGTTGGCGCATAAAGACTTCATATAGGAAAAAATCCCCTGTTGATCGGCAATGCTTCCGCACTATGGGCCCTATAACGCAGGCGCAAAGACTTAAAACCAGCAAAGCCACCTCCTACAGTTTAGCGCTCCTCCAACTTAACTTGGGATGAAATGATTTACTCATGCAgttcttctagactttccaaatgttatcgggCTGAATAAATCATGTTCTGATAGTAAAACGAGTCATTTCGCGGGGTTTGTGATGCTAGAAAAAATgcatccactgatttacagacatctttttttccccatgtaAGTTTATGGGAAAAGTCTTTtcgggccggggggggggggcatcacATGAGAGTCCAGGAGTTGCAATTCCACTATTTGGCCACTAtgttcaatttgcttcaaagcccggcgcacttcctgggggcctCATACGGACACTTTGTTGGTAACACAATAGCTCACAAAGAAAGATAGATTGTTTATATTGTTAcaaatgtgattattttgtgTGAAACACTTGAATAGACAAATGCAAATGCTAGCTGGTAGCATTACATCAGGTTCTCATGTTTATTTGGAGAATATCCGCTTTTGGCATCTAAACGAAGATGAAGAGTTCATTCCTCAATCTGTCAAACTGTTAAATCAGAAGATGAGTTCTTGTTAGGCAGAGGGTAAAATGAAGTTAGCCAATAAGACATAAGGGTAAGACTGGCAATACTTCCAACACTGAATGCCAGCCAATTCAATGTTTGGAATATTGTGCTCCATATGATttgttttcctcctttttttggCTTGTTATACACAAATCTTTGGAGAATCGTTTGAAAAAGTCTAAGTCTAATCCAACCACTTCGTACTGAATCCTTTCTTGATTTAATTAAAGTGTTGAAATTCAGGGCTGCCAACATTAAAACGTTTgaatttaaacaaacatttaaacacatttgaaatgtaattAGACATCATGTAAAATATGCATTCAACATTTGACAACTACATCACAAAAAGACACATGACTTAGATACTATTTCTTTGAATTTTTGCAGCTATTAACTAATTCACAACTAAACCAGATATGAACATTTTCTGTTGGAAGTGATGCTCATTCGGGTTGTTATACTGTGTAAGCggaataatataattatattgcAATTGCCGGCCACATTATTTCACACTGCTTAGAACATTGCACAGGACAGGCCGCGTTGGATGGAAATGTTAAATTCAGTTTTCAAGTGTGCACAAAGAGGTATTGACTAGCCGTATCCCAGGTGGGGCTGACTCCTGGTGCGAGTGATcgatgtgtgtgtggtcattGAACTGAGCTTAGAGCTAGTTTGTATTCTATTAGGCATCTCTGGGGTTTTGCAGCAATGGAACAAAAGCGCATGCTGATGCCTAATTGCTGGCAGAGAAAAGACCAACGCCATTGTTACATCTGTAGGTTGTTACTTCTGCTGCCGCCGTTTATTGGCTGTTTCTCCCTCAGTCTGTCGCAGTTGTACAGTTGCTATGAGGAGTTGCCCATCCTGTGGTGACTGAACCTAAAACATATTCTGTTCTAGCTGAAATCTGTACATGTTATAGCTTTCATTGCTACTGAAGACTGCTGATATATGTAGGTTTAGCTGTCGACATCTGATATACTTTGTGATTGCTTTGTTTCATCTGTGTTGGATAGGGAACACCCCACAGATCATTTATTAACAACTTAAGGGGGTATAATTCAAATTTTCTGTATGACTTTCTGTGCTTGGCCTTTGACAGCCAGCAATTATTTTGTCCTCCCATATACATTACCTACAGGGGAATGGGAGCGAAAGAAAATGTACCAATTGTACCTAAACATTTTTATAACATCCTATCAGCATAAATCTGGCTCTAAAAAATTTGAAATCATAAGCCTTTTGAAGGTAATAATACTTCCAATAGAATTTGTTGTGTCCATCCTGTGTCCTTCTACACAACTCTCCACTCACAACAACCTCATGTTTCCCTGTTATTTATAATATCTTTTAATTGATTATGGCATTAAATAGTTGTCTAAAAGAAAGCTCcaggtgcctgggtagctcacctggtacagCAGGtgcccatgtatagaggtttactccttgatgcattggccgcaggttcgactccacccttcagccctttgctgcatgtcattccccctctctctctcctttcatgtcttcagctgcccTATATAaacaaaggcctaaaatgccccaaaaaataatcttaaagaaaaaagaaaactccaaCAAAACATCTTCTAAGATCTTGAGTCAATATTTTTGCCATAATCCTGcggacaaacaaaacaaaccataaCCTACCTTGCGGGGGTGAAAACAAAAATGGTAAAACAATTGATTGACAGAATATATATTGACATTAATTATCAATAATGTAAGTCCTTTATCAAGCAATGCCAAACTGATTCCATCTTCTGAAATGAGAAGATTGTTTTTGGCTATGTAACTGTAAGTTTAATACTTTTGAGCAATGGACAGTTGGTCAGaagaaaaattaaattaatcaaATGTCACATCTGGGGCATTTTctccaaatgtttttattttgtaaaataaatgattgatTGATAAATCATAATATAATTGATAAATGAGTAAATTAGTGAAAGTAACCATCCATCGTATACTccattttgtctctttttcttctcatctttgtgtttgtttttcttctacGGAACACTTAATCTGAGATAAAGTGAACTAAAATGGAACTTCAAATGGCTTTTCCCTTGATAATGGTGGCCcgtgacaaaaaaagtcacattttcaaATCAAATAGGAGTAAGCTAGCTGATAAGAGCACACAGAAGCAACTCTTTTTGACCATCGTAGTATAAAGATTATATTGATATGCTGGCTGTGGACTACAGCACCACCATTCATcactgcacaagctacaaataCCAGTAGGGTGGGGGATGCGGATGCTTCCAAATGCTGTATATTTTCATTGTTATTAGTGAAGAAACGTTTTATTTGCATCAGTAATCCATTGTTTGGCATGTTCATATCCTTGATGTCCTGCGGTGACTTGAGTTTTTCTCTCAAGTCATTTGCCAAGATTTGGCAACATCTTTCccctaaaaggaaaaaaaacaccactctATCACACATCATTAGTAGTCTGTTAAAGAATAATTATGATGCTACTGGAAGATAATCACATCCTACATGGCCGTATGGTCCCAAGAATTAATTCCCCCACAATCTGTTGATGCTTGATAAAAAGGCAAATTATTAGCATGCAGCGTCTCGGGCTGACGACATTCAAAGCAATCTGGTCTAACGTGTCGTTTCTCGTGTTCTTCTTGTGCAGATCCCAGTGAGAGCTTGTACAGCATGAGGCTGGTGTGGAAATCCCTGGACAAGATGAGGTGTCTGCGGAAACGCTCCACTATTCCCTTCCTCGGCTTCCTCATCACCTTCCTCCTGTTCCTGAATCTCTACATTGAAGATGGCTACGTGCTGGTTAGTACATTTGCGTTGTGTATGTCTTTAGCAAGCATTTACCAAATAAAGATTTTAGATAAAGTACTACAAATGTGTATTCTTTTCTAATGTCTGAGCAACAAATTGGACAGAAATGCTTTTGAAACCCAATGTGTTCACTCCGCCCATGTTGTCCCTTTTATAGTTGCTTGGTTTTAAAGGAAACATGTTTAAATTTTCATAACATGGACTCAAATTGAAATCCAGAGGATTTATTTCTTATTCATGATGCCATCAAAACTTGGTGATCACAGTACATTATCTGTGTttgttatttaaattattaagAGGTAGTTCACATTTTCAGCTCTCTGGTGCTCTTCTAAAGTCCATTTGCTTGGCTTTGCAAACTGCTTGAAGGGGTTTTAAGATTTAAGATTCCTTTTGTCTCCAAACGTCTAGGGTTAGCTCCGCCACATCAAAACACATATTGTCTCAAGTTTGTACAGGATGTTAGCGACAAGTTTAAGAAAACAAATGGCTGGTTTTAACCCTCAACTGAATTAGAAATTGAAATTTTTAGGATGACTTTCCTGTCCCTTTTCTGCAGTAGTTATGACACCTTTCTCTATTGTTcataatgtgaagtaatgtttgtgtttttcatgCTGTGTTCCAGGAAGGGGATAAGAGACAGCTAAGGGAAACATCCGTCCACCCTTCGAGCTCAGAGCGATACGTTCACACCTTCAGAGACCTGAGTAACTTCTCAGGAAGCATTAATGTCACTTATCGTTATCTCGCTGGAACCCCACTGAACCGCAAGAGTAAGTTTAGTGTTTGTTTGAAGAGAAATTTGCATTGACTGTCTTTATGAGCTTGGGGAGATACAATAAGTCATACAGTAGTTGTGAACATGAGCTGAGAATAAGAACTAAAACTTAAAAATCTGTGACGTGCGGATTTAAAGCACAGCAATAAAATGCAACTGCTCCACAGAGACATTTTTTACCTCAAAATTAAACACTACACACTCCTCCTCTCAAGAGTACCATGATTTAGTTTTTGATATTTTACCTAGAATAAGCTCTATTTAGAGGTCCAATTTagttaagattattttgtcaaactacTGTTCCCACagcaaatgtttaaattaaagatgcaaatttagatttctttttttctgaccgATAGCCGACCCTTTATAACCAATAATTAATTGCTAACAGACAAGCAGGCAACTGAGTCCCAGTTCATCCATCCAGGGCGCTCAGACATGCTTTCCATGTCTGCAGGGGGCTGTTTAGAAATGAACTGCATAgctatttttcttttacaatgcaaaaaaattaatatttcagtttttattaatattgtttttaactgtttaactgacTGAGTATTAATTGGTCAAAAATCTTGTTGTTGGTTAACGGTTGAATGGTTAAATTGACGGTCTTGAGTTTGAAATAATGAATCTTCTCCAACCCATCATTGCATGTCGATACAATATACTTCAAATTGGTCATCATGATAATATGAAATGCTcatttttgttcacagagtatCTCACCATTGGACTTTCGTCAGTCAAacgaaaaagaggaaactaCCTACTAGAGACGATCAAATCCATCTTTGATCAGTCCAGTTACGAGGAACTCAAAGAGATTGTGGTTGTGGTCCACCTGGCAGACTTTGACCTGGTCTGGTGTGAGAACCTGGTGCAGGAAATCACCAGGAAGTTTGCCCACCACATCATAGCCGGACGCCTCCTGGTGATCCAGGCACCAGAGGAGTACTATCCGTCTCTGGACGGGCTAAAAAGGAACTACAACGACCCGGAGGACCGGGTCCGTTTCCGCTCTAAGCAGAACGTGGACTACGCTTTCCTCCTCAACTTCTGCACAAACCTCTCTCACTTCTACATGATGTTAGAGGACGACGTGCGCTGCTCCAGGAACTTCCTGACGGCGCTGAAGAAGGTGATCACCTCCAGAGAAGGTTCCTACTGGGTGATGCTGGAGTTCTCCAAGCTGGGCTACATCGGGAAGCTGTACCACTCCAGAGACCTGCCCCGTCTGGCTCATTTCCTCCTCATGTTCTACCAGGAAATGCCCTGCGACTGGCTCCTCATCCACTTCAGGGGTCTGCTGGCCCAGAAGGACGTGATCCGCTTCAAGCCCTCGCTGTTCCAGCACATGGGCTACTACTCCTCTTACAAAGGAGCAGAGAACAAGCTGAAGGACGACGACTTCGAGGAAGACTCCATAGACATCCCTGACAACCCTCCTGCCAGCCTCTTCACAAACATCAACGTCTTTGAAAACTATGACGCCACCAAGGCTTACAGCACTGTTGATGAATATTTCTGGGGGAAGCCTCCTTCCACGGGAGACTTCTTTGTCATAGTCTTTAATAAATCTACCAAAATTAGTAAGATTAAGATTGCTACTGGTTCTGACGACCGTCAGAATGACATTCTTCACCACGGAGCTCTGGAAGTTGGAGAGAAACTAGTTGGGACTAAAAAAGGGAAACAGTGTTCCTCTTATATTACATTAGGGGAGTTTAAAAATGGCAACATTGAGGTTCAAGACGTAGACCACAAAATTGCCTTCGACATTGAGTGTGTTCGCATTGTGGTGACAGCCAGTCAGAAAGAATGGCTCATTATTAGAAGTATTAGTTTATGGACTACACAACCCCCCAGCCAATAAGGACTATAACAAAGACTCTTAGTATGTCATAGAGGCaaaggtttttattattattattattattattatttactaatgtatgtatttcattttgtatgtatttatttataataattttgATTGCCAAATCAATCTATAGTTTTTATACCTGCAAGTTGTAACCTTAGTGGAGCATCTTCCAAGTCATTTGTATGGACTCTTCAGCTGACCTCAGAGTATTCATGAAcgtttgttttctgtctttctttctttcttttagatTTTGATAGATGTCCTtaacatagggctgggcgataattCAGGGTTGTGTTTTACCAACTTTTGACAATTATGACATTCTTCTGTACAAATCCTGTGAAAAGACCAACAGCAACAATACATTGATCGCACTAACAAGTAGTGCCATGTAGCCAAAgtctgatatactgtatattgttatGCCATAtacctccattgttgtccaaaatcAGTGAAACATACCATTTTATTGGGTGAGATGTTAATTAGTCAATCCATCATACACCATCATGCTGCTGTACTCTAAATCAGTGGTACtgactaaccctaaccttaaacaGGGCAAAACATTTTAGGCAGAAAAAGCTAATATAAAGAGGTTCCGTGCTGCGCCTGTTTAGGCTAAACAACAACATAATAGCTGAAAAACACTTAAATGCTAGCCTacaattcaaatgtttagaatccatcaCTAAATCATCATTATTATACTATAATTATTTTAGTAACTATGCATAAAAAAAtctcacataccccctgcaatacttcaaagtacccctaggggtactagTACCCCCAATTGAGAATCActgagcaccaaatgtgtattaatctgcAGCTGAAAACAGATCCGTAGACAGGGTAGGGAAGTCAGAAACTACTGAGAGATGGACATTTTGGgctgttttgtcttttcatgggatttgttgacatgaTAAATATATAGAATCACACCAGCCTTATACTTTAATGGTTCTAAGCAAAATGGAGATAGGCTTTAAAGCGTTTTGTCTGGTCTAAAGGATATTAGTGAAACATGTCTCATTGCAATGAACACCaatttcatcatttcaaatcatAATACATCCGTATCAATATCATATTATTCATTTCAACCATATCGCTCAGCCCTACACAGCACCTTGACAACATATCTGTAAGTCATTCGTGGGCGATGCATTATTCATGAATGTTATGGAAGACTCTTCAGAAAGGTGCTTCAAGggagaaatgagaaaaatatcaCTTACGGAACAGCATACTACTGATTTAATACAATT
Proteins encoded in this window:
- the mgat4c gene encoding alpha-1,3-mannosyl-glycoprotein 4-beta-N-acetylglucosaminyltransferase C isoform X1; the encoded protein is MAHRIRSGNPSESLYSMRLVWKSLDKMRCLRKRSTIPFLGFLITFLLFLNLYIEDGYVLEGDKRQLRETSVHPSSSERYVHTFRDLSNFSGSINVTYRYLAGTPLNRKKYLTIGLSSVKRKRGNYLLETIKSIFDQSSYEELKEIVVVVHLADFDLVWCENLVQEITRKFAHHIIAGRLLVIQAPEEYYPSLDGLKRNYNDPEDRVRFRSKQNVDYAFLLNFCTNLSHFYMMLEDDVRCSRNFLTALKKVITSREGSYWVMLEFSKLGYIGKLYHSRDLPRLAHFLLMFYQEMPCDWLLIHFRGLLAQKDVIRFKPSLFQHMGYYSSYKGAENKLKDDDFEEDSIDIPDNPPASLFTNINVFENYDATKAYSTVDEYFWGKPPSTGDFFVIVFNKSTKISKIKIATGSDDRQNDILHHGALEVGEKLVGTKKGKQCSSYITLGEFKNGNIEVQDVDHKIAFDIECVRIVVTASQKEWLIIRSISLWTTQPPSQ
- the mgat4c gene encoding alpha-1,3-mannosyl-glycoprotein 4-beta-N-acetylglucosaminyltransferase C isoform X2, whose product is MRLVWKSLDKMRCLRKRSTIPFLGFLITFLLFLNLYIEDGYVLEGDKRQLRETSVHPSSSERYVHTFRDLSNFSGSINVTYRYLAGTPLNRKKYLTIGLSSVKRKRGNYLLETIKSIFDQSSYEELKEIVVVVHLADFDLVWCENLVQEITRKFAHHIIAGRLLVIQAPEEYYPSLDGLKRNYNDPEDRVRFRSKQNVDYAFLLNFCTNLSHFYMMLEDDVRCSRNFLTALKKVITSREGSYWVMLEFSKLGYIGKLYHSRDLPRLAHFLLMFYQEMPCDWLLIHFRGLLAQKDVIRFKPSLFQHMGYYSSYKGAENKLKDDDFEEDSIDIPDNPPASLFTNINVFENYDATKAYSTVDEYFWGKPPSTGDFFVIVFNKSTKISKIKIATGSDDRQNDILHHGALEVGEKLVGTKKGKQCSSYITLGEFKNGNIEVQDVDHKIAFDIECVRIVVTASQKEWLIIRSISLWTTQPPSQ